Proteins encoded by one window of Rhodohalobacter sp. SW132:
- a CDS encoding two-component regulator propeller domain-containing protein encodes MSDQQFVSKNWDNTRGLPVNTVFSVLKDETGFLWAATEEGLVRFDGKNFRNYNQESVPEIVSPMFYDLSKSTSGGVWAANANAIVHAYGNQIDVFEARDFVEGTWLTSISEDGRGNVWAGTHDGDLIVLTDGEIQLAAGWESKNKGSIMTLQRVSDGLLIGTRTGLHKYNFDSGDIQEIPDFSGYEIRAVAESSDGNIWAGTRNSGILHQVQDSVVVIDDSKGLANNQVNVLRLTDGGRIWAGMGSGGVQLITNQEIVTLREIEFGYNEVNDIYISDSGNVWLSATGYGIIQMIPADIRMLREEDGLSNEITLAIYQDQNGVVWTGTAGAGVNRIENGEISHITPEAGIAHGVVLGIYGVDDYIYFGTGYGVYRYNPQLNEIDRTFTTDDGLAGNVVQAIYQDSRDNVWITSRNGGIHRLYNHTDLERVEVPESYENAEFISILEDSNGDMWFSTTSTGILKLDRDDNATGYSIHHGPSSEMVLSLYEDPEGSIWAGTNEGLLVLENGAFRLFNRSHGLQFNGIFRMIEDDHGYLWTSGNFGIQRMKIDDLLALKHDETGEKRINVRLFDTSDGMANHEVNGGVFPAGWKMEEGEIWFPTMQGIAIINPVSFAETDEDIDVHISSMQFGENEFSVHDNISIPPGVHNLEIHYVSFDFKKPHTINYSFRIRELGNDWQQAGNRSVAYFTTLNPGSYTFEVKAEQFGVESEMASLSFDVEPFFYQTRLFTALLLTGLFMAGYFVHLFYANSRQGKELKKEIGEKTKEIQERNWLLESLLKDLENQNKVLKDVAWVQSHELRGPLSKILGMIDVIKNYENYDSIQKDKDQLLDEIDSAAKNLDEIIRKLIANIDEFEIEGEV; translated from the coding sequence ATGTCAGACCAGCAATTTGTATCAAAAAATTGGGATAACACGAGAGGCTTACCTGTAAATACGGTATTTAGTGTTTTGAAAGATGAAACAGGTTTTCTCTGGGCAGCAACTGAAGAAGGTCTTGTTCGGTTTGACGGCAAAAATTTCAGGAATTATAACCAGGAAAGTGTGCCGGAGATTGTATCACCCATGTTTTATGACCTATCTAAATCAACTTCGGGAGGGGTGTGGGCAGCCAATGCAAACGCAATTGTTCACGCATACGGAAATCAAATAGATGTATTTGAAGCGAGAGATTTTGTAGAAGGCACCTGGTTAACCAGCATATCAGAAGATGGCCGGGGAAATGTTTGGGCCGGCACTCACGATGGTGATCTGATTGTTTTGACAGATGGCGAAATACAATTAGCTGCCGGATGGGAGAGTAAGAATAAAGGTTCCATAATGACTCTGCAACGTGTTTCGGATGGGTTATTGATTGGTACCCGCACCGGACTTCATAAATATAATTTCGATTCAGGTGATATTCAGGAAATCCCTGATTTCTCAGGATATGAAATCAGGGCTGTAGCAGAATCCAGCGATGGGAATATCTGGGCCGGCACCCGGAATTCCGGAATACTTCACCAGGTTCAGGATTCTGTGGTAGTAATTGATGATTCGAAGGGGTTGGCGAACAACCAGGTAAATGTTTTACGGCTAACCGATGGCGGACGTATCTGGGCGGGAATGGGGTCGGGGGGTGTGCAATTGATTACCAATCAGGAAATTGTAACGCTCAGAGAAATTGAGTTCGGCTACAATGAAGTGAACGATATTTATATTTCTGATTCCGGAAATGTGTGGTTATCCGCTACCGGCTATGGAATCATACAGATGATTCCGGCCGATATTCGAATGCTGAGAGAGGAAGACGGACTTTCAAATGAGATAACGCTTGCCATTTACCAGGATCAGAATGGTGTGGTATGGACCGGTACGGCAGGCGCCGGCGTGAACAGAATTGAAAATGGAGAAATATCCCATATTACTCCCGAAGCAGGAATTGCACACGGCGTGGTTCTGGGGATCTATGGAGTGGATGACTACATTTATTTTGGCACCGGGTACGGAGTGTATCGGTACAATCCACAATTGAATGAAATTGACCGCACTTTTACGACGGATGACGGGCTTGCCGGCAATGTGGTGCAAGCTATTTACCAGGATAGCCGTGATAATGTATGGATAACATCAAGAAATGGCGGAATTCACAGGCTATATAATCATACAGATTTGGAAAGAGTAGAGGTTCCCGAATCATATGAAAATGCAGAATTTATCAGCATTCTTGAAGACAGCAATGGTGATATGTGGTTTAGCACAACATCAACCGGGATTTTAAAGCTGGACCGGGATGATAATGCCACCGGGTATTCGATTCATCACGGACCGTCATCAGAAATGGTTTTGAGCCTTTATGAAGATCCTGAAGGGTCAATATGGGCTGGTACAAACGAGGGACTGCTGGTGTTGGAAAATGGTGCATTTCGGTTGTTTAATCGCAGCCATGGCCTGCAGTTCAACGGAATATTCAGAATGATTGAGGATGACCATGGTTATTTGTGGACTTCCGGAAATTTTGGAATTCAGAGAATGAAAATTGATGATTTATTAGCACTAAAGCATGATGAAACCGGAGAAAAAAGAATAAATGTAAGATTATTTGATACCTCTGATGGCATGGCCAATCATGAGGTAAATGGAGGGGTTTTTCCAGCTGGGTGGAAGATGGAGGAGGGGGAAATTTGGTTTCCAACAATGCAGGGAATTGCAATAATTAATCCAGTTTCATTTGCCGAAACGGATGAAGATATTGATGTTCATATTTCATCAATGCAGTTTGGTGAAAATGAGTTCAGTGTGCATGATAATATTTCAATTCCACCCGGCGTGCATAACTTAGAGATCCATTATGTGAGTTTTGATTTTAAAAAACCTCACACTATCAACTATAGTTTCAGGATAAGAGAACTGGGCAATGATTGGCAACAAGCCGGAAACAGAAGTGTAGCATATTTCACAACGTTAAATCCGGGTAGTTATACTTTTGAAGTAAAAGCAGAGCAATTTGGTGTAGAATCTGAAATGGCATCTCTTTCTTTTGATGTAGAACCCTTTTTTTACCAAACCAGGTTGTTTACAGCTTTACTATTAACGGGCCTGTTTATGGCGGGTTATTTTGTTCACCTTTTTTATGCGAATTCACGGCAGGGAAAAGAACTGAAGAAGGAGATAGGTGAGAAAACAAAAGAGATACAAGAGAGAAACTGGTTACTTGAGTCTTTATTGAAAGACCTTGAAAATCAAAACAAAGTGCTGAAAGATGTGGCCTGGGTTCAGAGTCATGAACTGAGGGGACCATTATCTAAAATACTTGGAATGATAGATGTTATAAAAAATTATGAGAACTATGATTCTATACAAAAAGATAAAGATCAGCTATTGGATGAAATTGATTCCGCGGCCAAAAATTTAGATGAAATTATACGTAAACTGATTGCCAATATCGATGAGTTTGAAATTGAAGGAGAGGTATAG
- a CDS encoding PAS domain S-box protein, with the protein MSDKKYRALFRNSPEALFISTQEGRILEANDAACKMFGYSQEEILHLEEKELIDPESPWLNERIKERNETGSTRGELVAVRKNGEHFWCEFSSSLFQTDGGETLASIRIIDRSESKKAKTRVISQKDQLQKTFDTLSDAIFTLRVEGEDRYRFISVNRQFLQNMNLQKKDVIGAELEDVLPEEAIDFVKGKYREAIQKKENLRWEETLILSGRPVTGLVSVTPLFDKKGNATQLIGSISDISERKKAEEALRKVMDQSLDVICTIDEEGLFRKVSGAAKELWGYNPDEIIGKPFMDMVHPGDEKKTAKMAEEIRQGRSVTNFENRYIRKDGSVVDIIWSARWDKFDRLMYCVAKNATELKEAQKAAFRERERYEKMFMQLPAFACILRGVKHEYVVTNPNYLSLIGKVDVIGKTVLEVLPETAGQQVIELLDRAFQTGEVVREREVSMWIDKNDSGNLEEIILDFTFIPNKNRDGEVEGLFTFGVDVTDQVKAREAAEESNERYEYVTQATSDAIWDYVPATGELFWGEGFKKLFGYERENGEEGISRWMDKIHPNDLNKIEELAERMMTGKKDRWDQEYRFKKADGTYAFVRDKAIVVRDDEGRTVRVIGAIEDITYRKKEEQQLRLMEQIVTNVNEAVMVTRALPLEAPDGPEIVYVNEAFEKMTGYSANEVMGKTPRLLQGPNSDHEALEEMGEKLRRWESVELETINYKKNGDEFWVHLSVTPISNSSGAYTHWIAIEKDITLRKSRELQQELISDISHIFNEADNVRYSLQKTLSVIQDFGNFQLSEIWLTDETGSSIKLAASTDRRIYGREGNDEVEVLTYGTGLPGITWESDSLQIWKDLQNHSDIVRKELAKKKKITSGYGFPIKYRGDHIGVLVLGKSAFESGIQLFTSVLKAVALHLGEEIQRKQVEEELSRLFDSAPDIICIAGFDGYFKKVNPAMSELLGYTEEELLTKPILDFVHPEDREKTENEFSETPTEDEKHNFDNRYITKSGSIVNLSWASRLFTEEGIAYSVAKDITEKKELEELLAQASRMAKIGSWELDLRNEKIYWSNVIYEIFNVDREFEPTVESNLNFYKEGEDREKMWDVSQKAIETGESWDIEVKIKSASGNEKWVRSIGEAEFINGKCIRLYGSLQDIHEKKELEELLSKANRLAKIGSWEVDLIEEKLFWSDITRQIHEEEPGFTPDLEDGINYYKEGKPRETILKAVDEAINNGTSWDFELPIITAKGNEKWIRTIGEAEFADGNCVRIYGSFQDIHDRKSVEIRLKNTTDNLPGVVFQYLLYPDGNDSVKYLSEGSIDIWGISAEDAMEDFNRIWANCHHEDIQGVQKSILKSANSLDDWHYSWRYYHPNGTLRWQEGYGTPQKFADGTVVWDSIIFDITEKKELENLLEQTTRLARVGSWELDLQKSDNKMYWSEMTREILEVDEEYNPTLTGGFEFYTPESKEKIQDAVENALSSGEPFDEELLLITSHGKKRWVRCIGQAEIVDGEAKRIYGSFQDIHDRKSAEEKLKKKSRQIDAISKLNSALLNYQNWFSALEQNLEIIGEAIQADRVYYFQNYTNPETGEQFTSQKLEWTRGDIDSQFENPEMQNIPFSEVPELLGPMIDGNPSTALRSKVPDDSMVRHVMDEQNIKAFLCFPVVVNGDFYGFVGFDNCTVERFWTDEEVEALTTITASLSTAIERDISDRELQEAYAERNRILESISDAFYAVDKNWIITYFNSEAEKVLKRSSDEIIGKSLWEVFAPAAETKLFDLYHKTLDSNKARSFEYYYPPLEDWFDISAYPSEDGIAVYFKKITQRKEEQARLVEKTRQLDAISIFNGQLLKQDNWLTALDECLSMLGEVARADRVYYFENNYEDENTGPQTSMKIEWSREGITPQINRAELQNTPFHEIQSFIDVLSSGQPYNRIVSEVEDETIRELLRSQDIKSILALPVMVGNRFRGFIGFDNCTMQHQWTEDEFAFLRTVSINLASAIENDDAEIALQNAYYEKKEILESIGDGFFAVDKNFKVSYWNSKAEELLKTQKDEILGEYLWDVFNDATELESHRAYNHALKNQEVVQFEDYYEPIDSWFEVSAYPSEVGLSVFFRDITERKRANERLKNLNRKLKKQARELEASNEELEQFAFVASHDLQEPLRMITGFLALLEKKYDSVLDEKGRQYIYFATDGAKRMRQIILDLLEFSRVGRADTEKEPVDVKKLIEDVLTLNKKLIEESGAEVHVEPLPQIHAVKSSVRQLFLNLINNAIKYRKNGVPPQILIKSEETELTWKFKITDNGIGINPAYADKIFNIFQRLHGTNEYSGTGMGLAICKKIVEEHGGKIWVESEEGEGSTFIFSIAKHQMAYNN; encoded by the coding sequence ATGTCTGATAAAAAATACCGGGCACTGTTTAGAAATTCACCCGAAGCACTTTTTATATCCACGCAGGAAGGAAGGATCCTTGAGGCGAATGATGCAGCATGCAAAATGTTTGGTTATTCGCAGGAAGAGATCCTTCATCTTGAGGAAAAGGAGTTAATCGACCCGGAATCGCCATGGCTGAATGAGCGTATTAAGGAGAGGAATGAGACCGGCAGCACGAGAGGTGAACTGGTTGCTGTGCGCAAAAATGGAGAGCACTTCTGGTGTGAGTTTTCAAGTTCATTATTCCAGACAGATGGCGGAGAAACGCTCGCAAGCATAAGGATCATCGATAGATCTGAAAGCAAAAAGGCGAAAACCCGGGTCATATCACAAAAAGATCAGCTTCAAAAAACTTTCGATACACTGAGTGATGCAATTTTCACCCTTCGGGTTGAGGGCGAAGACAGATATCGATTTATATCCGTGAACCGCCAGTTCCTGCAGAATATGAATCTGCAAAAAAAGGACGTCATCGGTGCAGAACTGGAAGACGTATTGCCTGAAGAAGCAATCGATTTTGTGAAAGGTAAATATCGCGAGGCAATCCAAAAAAAAGAGAACCTTAGATGGGAAGAGACACTAATTCTCAGCGGCCGCCCGGTTACAGGACTGGTAAGTGTTACGCCCCTTTTTGATAAAAAGGGAAATGCAACACAGTTGATCGGTTCCATCAGTGATATTTCTGAACGTAAAAAGGCAGAAGAAGCTCTGCGAAAGGTGATGGATCAGTCGCTCGACGTCATCTGTACTATTGATGAAGAAGGCCTGTTTCGCAAGGTGAGCGGAGCTGCCAAAGAGTTATGGGGGTACAATCCGGACGAGATTATCGGAAAACCGTTTATGGATATGGTTCATCCCGGAGATGAGAAAAAAACTGCGAAGATGGCCGAAGAGATACGGCAGGGCAGATCTGTAACCAATTTCGAAAATCGCTACATTCGAAAAGATGGCTCTGTTGTGGATATAATCTGGTCAGCCCGGTGGGACAAGTTCGACCGGCTGATGTATTGTGTGGCAAAAAATGCAACTGAGTTGAAAGAAGCACAAAAAGCTGCTTTCAGAGAGAGAGAGCGGTACGAAAAAATGTTTATGCAGCTTCCCGCATTCGCCTGCATTCTGAGAGGAGTGAAACATGAATATGTGGTCACAAACCCTAACTACCTCTCGTTAATTGGTAAAGTGGATGTGATTGGTAAAACGGTACTCGAGGTATTGCCGGAAACTGCAGGCCAACAGGTAATTGAGCTGCTCGACCGGGCATTTCAAACAGGTGAAGTTGTACGGGAACGGGAAGTTTCCATGTGGATTGATAAAAACGATAGTGGGAATCTGGAGGAGATTATTCTTGATTTCACCTTTATCCCGAACAAAAACCGCGATGGCGAAGTGGAAGGATTGTTCACTTTTGGTGTGGATGTAACCGATCAGGTAAAAGCAAGAGAAGCTGCGGAAGAGTCGAACGAACGGTACGAATATGTAACACAGGCAACGTCTGATGCCATATGGGATTATGTACCTGCAACAGGGGAGCTATTTTGGGGTGAAGGGTTTAAAAAGCTGTTCGGGTACGAAAGAGAAAATGGAGAAGAGGGAATTTCACGATGGATGGATAAAATTCATCCTAATGATCTGAACAAGATCGAGGAATTGGCAGAACGGATGATGACCGGTAAAAAAGATCGGTGGGACCAGGAATACCGGTTTAAAAAAGCCGACGGTACATACGCTTTTGTACGTGATAAAGCGATTGTTGTGAGGGATGATGAAGGACGAACGGTGCGGGTGATCGGCGCCATCGAAGATATCACGTATCGGAAAAAAGAAGAGCAGCAGCTGCGTTTGATGGAGCAGATTGTTACAAATGTGAACGAAGCGGTAATGGTGACGCGGGCACTTCCGCTGGAAGCGCCCGATGGCCCGGAAATTGTTTACGTGAATGAAGCCTTCGAAAAAATGACAGGCTACAGTGCAAACGAAGTAATGGGCAAAACACCACGCCTGCTGCAGGGTCCGAACAGTGACCACGAGGCATTGGAAGAAATGGGAGAAAAACTGCGGCGATGGGAATCTGTTGAACTGGAAACCATCAACTACAAAAAAAACGGAGATGAGTTCTGGGTGCACCTGTCCGTAACTCCAATTTCAAACAGCAGTGGTGCGTATACCCACTGGATTGCTATTGAAAAAGATATTACGCTAAGAAAAAGCAGAGAACTGCAACAGGAGCTGATATCAGATATCAGCCACATTTTTAATGAGGCGGATAATGTGAGGTATTCTTTGCAAAAAACACTCTCGGTAATTCAGGATTTCGGCAATTTTCAACTGTCAGAAATTTGGCTGACAGATGAAACAGGAAGCTCCATTAAGCTTGCTGCGTCGACAGATCGCAGGATTTATGGACGAGAAGGTAATGATGAGGTTGAGGTATTGACATACGGTACCGGCTTGCCGGGCATTACATGGGAATCAGATTCTTTACAAATCTGGAAAGATTTGCAAAATCACAGCGATATTGTTCGTAAAGAGTTAGCTAAAAAGAAAAAAATAACCTCCGGGTATGGCTTTCCAATCAAGTATCGCGGAGATCACATCGGCGTGCTGGTTCTTGGAAAGTCGGCTTTTGAATCCGGAATTCAGCTATTTACCTCAGTTCTGAAAGCAGTGGCTCTGCATCTTGGCGAAGAAATTCAAAGAAAACAGGTGGAGGAAGAACTGTCACGTCTGTTTGATTCCGCACCGGACATTATCTGTATTGCAGGATTTGATGGATATTTTAAAAAAGTGAATCCAGCCATGAGTGAATTACTGGGTTATACAGAAGAAGAACTCTTAACCAAGCCGATCCTCGATTTTGTACATCCGGAGGATAGAGAAAAAACAGAAAATGAATTTAGCGAAACCCCAACAGAAGACGAAAAACACAACTTCGATAATAGATATATCACAAAATCCGGCAGTATAGTAAATCTTTCCTGGGCTTCCCGGTTATTTACGGAAGAAGGGATTGCTTATAGCGTGGCTAAAGATATAACGGAGAAAAAAGAGCTGGAAGAGTTACTTGCTCAGGCCAGCCGAATGGCTAAAATCGGGAGCTGGGAACTCGATTTAAGAAATGAAAAAATCTATTGGTCGAATGTGATTTATGAAATTTTTAATGTTGACCGTGAATTTGAACCCACTGTAGAAAGTAATTTAAACTTTTATAAAGAGGGAGAAGACCGGGAAAAAATGTGGGATGTTTCTCAAAAGGCAATTGAAACCGGTGAGTCATGGGATATTGAGGTTAAAATTAAATCTGCAAGTGGCAATGAAAAATGGGTCCGTTCCATTGGTGAGGCAGAATTTATTAATGGAAAATGTATACGGCTTTATGGCAGTTTACAAGATATCCATGAAAAAAAGGAGCTTGAAGAACTACTTAGTAAAGCCAACCGACTTGCTAAAATTGGCAGCTGGGAGGTAGATTTGATTGAAGAGAAGTTATTCTGGTCGGATATTACACGGCAGATTCACGAGGAAGAACCGGGATTTACACCTGACCTTGAAGACGGTATCAACTATTATAAAGAAGGTAAACCCAGAGAAACTATTCTTAAGGCCGTTGATGAGGCAATAAATAATGGCACTTCCTGGGATTTTGAACTCCCCATTATTACCGCAAAAGGCAACGAGAAGTGGATTCGTACAATTGGTGAAGCTGAATTTGCAGATGGGAATTGCGTCAGGATTTATGGGAGTTTTCAGGATATTCATGACCGGAAAAGTGTTGAAATTCGTCTGAAAAACACAACTGACAATCTTCCCGGAGTTGTTTTTCAATATTTACTGTATCCCGATGGTAACGACAGCGTGAAATATTTAAGTGAGGGATCTATAGACATTTGGGGGATTTCTGCAGAAGATGCCATGGAAGATTTTAACAGAATCTGGGCTAATTGTCATCATGAAGATATTCAAGGGGTACAAAAATCGATTCTCAAATCAGCTAATTCATTGGACGATTGGCATTATTCCTGGCGCTACTATCATCCCAACGGGACTCTCAGGTGGCAGGAAGGGTATGGCACTCCCCAAAAATTCGCGGATGGTACAGTAGTCTGGGACTCCATCATTTTCGATATCACCGAGAAAAAAGAGCTTGAAAATCTGCTTGAACAAACGACCAGGCTTGCGCGTGTGGGAAGCTGGGAACTTGACCTGCAAAAGAGTGACAACAAAATGTACTGGTCCGAAATGACCCGCGAAATTCTTGAAGTGGATGAGGAATACAACCCTACACTTACCGGCGGTTTTGAATTTTATACTCCTGAAAGTAAAGAAAAGATACAGGATGCCGTCGAGAATGCATTAAGCAGTGGTGAACCTTTTGATGAAGAGCTTTTACTGATTACTTCTCACGGAAAGAAAAGATGGGTCCGGTGCATAGGACAGGCTGAAATTGTAGATGGTGAAGCCAAACGGATTTATGGCAGTTTTCAGGATATTCATGACCGGAAATCTGCAGAAGAGAAACTCAAGAAAAAATCGAGACAAATCGATGCGATTTCAAAACTGAACAGTGCGCTGCTGAACTACCAAAACTGGTTCAGCGCTCTTGAGCAAAATCTTGAGATCATAGGGGAGGCAATTCAGGCCGATCGTGTTTACTATTTCCAAAACTATACCAACCCCGAAACCGGCGAGCAATTCACCAGCCAGAAGCTTGAGTGGACACGTGGAGATATAGATTCACAATTCGAGAATCCTGAAATGCAAAATATCCCTTTTTCTGAAGTTCCGGAACTTCTGGGACCTATGATAGATGGAAATCCATCGACCGCACTGAGGTCGAAAGTGCCGGATGACTCTATGGTAAGACATGTGATGGATGAGCAGAATATTAAGGCGTTTCTTTGCTTCCCGGTTGTTGTTAACGGAGATTTTTATGGATTTGTAGGCTTTGATAATTGCACGGTTGAACGGTTCTGGACCGACGAAGAAGTAGAAGCTCTCACTACTATTACTGCCAGCCTATCAACGGCTATTGAGCGCGACATCTCGGATCGTGAACTGCAAGAAGCCTATGCAGAGAGAAACAGAATTCTTGAGAGCATTTCTGATGCGTTTTACGCCGTAGATAAAAACTGGATTATCACATACTTCAATAGTGAGGCTGAGAAGGTTCTCAAACGTTCTTCTGATGAGATAATTGGTAAATCACTGTGGGAAGTATTTGCACCGGCTGCAGAAACTAAACTTTTTGATTTGTACCATAAGACTTTGGATAGTAATAAGGCTCGGTCATTTGAGTATTATTATCCGCCTCTTGAGGATTGGTTTGATATTTCAGCTTATCCATCGGAAGATGGAATCGCCGTTTATTTTAAAAAAATTACCCAGCGTAAGGAAGAACAAGCCCGTTTGGTAGAAAAAACTCGTCAGCTTGACGCTATTTCCATTTTCAACGGGCAGCTATTGAAACAGGATAACTGGTTGACTGCCCTTGATGAGTGCCTCTCCATGCTCGGAGAGGTCGCCCGGGCTGACAGAGTCTACTATTTTGAGAACAACTACGAGGATGAAAACACTGGTCCTCAAACCTCGATGAAAATCGAATGGTCGAGAGAAGGGATCACGCCTCAGATCAACCGGGCTGAACTACAAAATACTCCATTTCATGAGATTCAATCCTTTATAGATGTGCTGTCTTCCGGGCAGCCATACAACCGGATCGTTTCGGAGGTCGAAGATGAAACGATCAGAGAATTATTAAGATCACAGGATATTAAATCTATTCTGGCACTTCCGGTGATGGTTGGGAACCGGTTCCGCGGATTTATCGGCTTTGATAACTGTACGATGCAGCACCAGTGGACTGAAGATGAGTTTGCATTTTTACGTACGGTATCTATTAATCTTGCATCGGCAATTGAAAATGATGATGCCGAAATTGCACTCCAAAATGCATACTACGAGAAAAAAGAAATTTTAGAGAGTATAGGTGATGGTTTCTTTGCGGTAGATAAAAACTTTAAAGTTAGTTATTGGAACAGTAAAGCGGAAGAGCTGCTCAAAACCCAAAAAGATGAAATTCTCGGTGAATATTTGTGGGATGTGTTCAACGATGCCACAGAACTCGAGTCTCATCGTGCCTACAATCATGCACTGAAAAATCAGGAAGTGGTGCAGTTCGAAGATTATTATGAACCGATTGACAGTTGGTTTGAAGTCAGCGCCTATCCGTCTGAAGTTGGACTCTCGGTATTTTTCAGAGATATCACAGAGCGAAAAAGAGCGAATGAACGGCTGAAAAATCTCAATCGTAAACTTAAAAAGCAGGCTCGTGAACTGGAAGCATCCAATGAAGAGCTTGAACAGTTTGCTTTTGTGGCGTCACACGATTTACAGGAGCCCCTTCGGATGATCACAGGTTTTCTCGCACTGTTGGAAAAGAAATATGATTCGGTTTTGGATGAAAAAGGGAGGCAATACATTTACTTCGCAACAGACGGAGCCAAACGAATGCGACAGATTATTCTCGATCTGCTGGAGTTTTCACGTGTTGGCCGGGCAGATACAGAAAAAGAGCCTGTGGATGTAAAAAAGCTGATTGAGGATGTATTGACACTGAATAAAAAATTGATTGAAGAGAGCGGGGCTGAAGTTCATGTAGAGCCGCTTCCTCAAATTCATGCTGTTAAAAGTTCAGTGCGCCAGCTTTTTCTAAATCTCATAAATAATGCAATAAAATACCGCAAAAATGGTGTCCCCCCCCAGATTCTAATCAAATCTGAGGAGACTGAACTTACGTGGAAGTTCAAAATTACCGATAACGGAATTGGGATCAATCCGGCATATGCCGATAAAATTTTCAACATTTTTCAGCGACTCCATGGTACGAATGAATACAGCGGGACAGGGATGGGGCTTGCAATCTGCAAAAAAATTGTGGAGGAGCATGGAGGAAAAATATGGGTGGAATCCGAAGAGGGAGAAGGGAGTACATTCATTTTCTCTATCGCAAAGCATCAGATGGCCTATAATAATTAA
- a CDS encoding response regulator produces the protein MLLTTTDTPDVMDHFPDAEYQLLLIEDNPGDIVLIEEYLASISNEMDCEIAKSYQEAENLLKKSTVLPDLILLDLKLSDAEGEELIKNILALSENTVPVVILTGYADMQFSIKSLNLGVSDYLVKDELNPNTLWKSIRFSIERKQASKKLRESEQRYRYLFENNPSSILIWDLQNRRILASNHEAELKYGFTKSQFVNLKIDDIYKNESASVLPSDSNDFREGKALNLETGHYNHKKRNGTVFFAEVKGHYIFYEGKKSVLLQIQDATEKVKMQEKLLESSRRAEEAERNRISSELHDGIVQQLVACGMFTQNIADKLKRGQTVTEEVERLYDLLLKTTMQTRDISHNLKSAEFDESSLSELLEQLVRQLVQAGSIEFVLNNHLRTETEFKRKFKVNVYRAIQELCNNIVKHSQASRAVITAEEINGCLYITIKDDGTGFNYIDPESLGFGLRNVESRMLRFGGEIEFSNTREGGLQVDLEIPSDFM, from the coding sequence ATGCTGTTAACCACCACGGATACTCCGGATGTGATGGACCATTTTCCTGATGCTGAATATCAACTGCTGCTAATCGAAGATAATCCCGGTGATATTGTTTTGATCGAGGAATACCTTGCATCAATCAGCAATGAAATGGATTGCGAAATTGCCAAATCATACCAGGAGGCAGAAAATCTGCTGAAAAAAAGTACCGTTCTTCCTGATTTGATTTTACTCGATCTGAAGCTGTCGGATGCTGAGGGAGAAGAGCTGATAAAAAATATCCTGGCCCTGAGTGAAAATACTGTACCGGTCGTTATTCTTACAGGATATGCAGATATGCAGTTTAGCATAAAATCGTTAAACCTTGGGGTATCCGACTACCTTGTGAAAGATGAGCTGAATCCCAACACCCTTTGGAAAAGTATCCGGTTTAGCATCGAGAGGAAGCAAGCATCAAAAAAACTTCGGGAATCAGAACAGAGATATCGGTATCTCTTTGAAAATAACCCTTCATCCATACTGATTTGGGACTTGCAGAATCGCCGGATTTTAGCATCAAATCATGAAGCAGAACTGAAATATGGTTTTACAAAATCTCAGTTTGTCAATCTGAAAATTGACGATATTTATAAGAACGAATCAGCTTCTGTACTTCCGTCAGACAGTAATGACTTCCGTGAGGGTAAAGCGCTGAACCTTGAAACCGGGCATTACAACCATAAAAAAAGAAATGGGACTGTTTTCTTCGCTGAAGTGAAAGGACACTATATTTTTTATGAAGGAAAAAAATCAGTACTTCTGCAAATTCAGGATGCAACCGAAAAAGTGAAAATGCAGGAGAAGCTTCTCGAAAGTTCACGCAGAGCTGAAGAGGCTGAACGAAACCGGATTTCATCTGAATTACACGACGGAATTGTGCAGCAGCTGGTTGCTTGTGGAATGTTTACCCAAAACATCGCCGATAAATTAAAAAGAGGTCAAACCGTAACCGAAGAGGTGGAGCGGCTTTATGATCTGCTGTTAAAAACCACCATGCAAACCCGAGATATCTCTCACAACCTGAAATCGGCTGAATTTGATGAATCTTCCCTCAGTGAATTGCTGGAGCAGCTTGTCCGTCAATTGGTGCAAGCCGGCTCTATTGAGTTTGTGCTGAATAATCACCTCAGGACAGAAACTGAATTTAAGCGTAAATTTAAAGTGAATGTGTATCGTGCGATTCAGGAATTATGCAACAACATTGTTAAACATTCCCAGGCTTCGCGGGCAGTAATCACTGCAGAAGAGATAAACGGATGTTTATATATAACGATTAAAGATGATGGAACGGGCTTTAATTATATTGATCCTGAAAGTTTAGGGTTTGGACTTAGAAACGTAGAGAGCCGTATGTTGCGGTTTGGTGGTGAGATCGAGTTTAGTAATACAAGGGAGGGTGGCCTCCAGGTTGATCTGGAGATTCCGTCTGACTTTATGTAA